One region of Schistocerca gregaria isolate iqSchGreg1 chromosome 7, iqSchGreg1.2, whole genome shotgun sequence genomic DNA includes:
- the LOC126282524 gene encoding uncharacterized protein LOC126282524 codes for MKVITTSMTQMKRPKLQCRCSSRSASLCPAMLRTPLRCLQNGLAPNGCLSDPCTQCVLALCASGVAASSGCWQSTQQSASLLTQRELQAANCVPVAEVTEIAATIVPAIRCLNLWPSHWDAFSVCWNPGCLPTVASREVAHCWLATDLASTSECRTSDPLWTGTLLPHLLLHVTGDVTRPGTQESCHT; via the coding sequence ttaCAGTGCCGCTGTTCCTCTCGATCTGCATCACTgtgtcctgcaatgctgaggacaccacttcgctgtctgcaaaatggcttggcgccgaatggctgcctcagcgacccatgCACGCAATGTGTGCTGGCCTTGTGCGCCAGCGGAGTTGCGGCGTCATCAGGGTGCTGGCAGTCGACTCAGCAGTCTGCATCCCTGCTTACTCAGCGCGAGTTGCAGGCGGCCAACTGCGTGCCTGTCGCCGAAGTGACTGAGATCGCAGCGACCATAGTGCCCGCGATCCGGTGTCTTAATCTGTGGCCCTCGCATTGGGATGCCTTCAGCGTGTGTTGGAACCCAGGATGCCTGCCTACAGTAGCAAGTCGTGAAGTGGCCCactgctggctggctacggaccttGCGTCAACCTCAGAGTGTCGAACCAGTGACCCACTGTGGACTGGAACGCTgctgccccatctgctgctgcatgtaactGGTGATGTGACACGTCCTggcacccaggagagctgccacacttga